From a region of the Sander lucioperca isolate FBNREF2018 chromosome 8, SLUC_FBN_1.2, whole genome shotgun sequence genome:
- the efnb2a gene encoding ephrin-B2a yields the protein MGDSMWRYYFGVLFIAFKVDMCRALILESIYWNTTNTKFVPGQGVVLYPQIGDKLDIVCPRVDGGGSDGVEYYKVYMVPREQLESCTITKADTPLLNCVKPDQDVKFTLKFQEFSPNLWGLEFFRGRDYYIISTSNSTMEGIDNQEGGVCKTKSMKIIMKVGQNPSDPISPKDNPTRVPYPPKHSDGKETYNPNDVLEKPGVAPRESGDTETGGKSSSAIGSEVAIFVGIASGSVIFIIIIIMLVLLLLKYRRRHRKHSPQHAATLSLSTLATPKRSGGGGGNNNGSEPSDIIIPLRTADSVFCPHYEKVSGDYGHPVYIVQEMPPQSPANIYYKV from the exons ATGGGGGACTCGATGTGGAGATATTATTTTGGAGTTCTGTTTATTGCCTTCAAAGTGGACATGTGCCGGGCGCTCATCCTGGAGTCCATCTACTGGAACACAACAAATACCAA ATTCGTGCCGGGCCAAGGCGTGGTACTGTACCCCCAGATCGGGGATAAGTTGGACATTGTGTGCCCACGCGTGGACGGCGGGGGGAGCGATGGCGTGGAGTATTACAAGGTGTACATGGTGCCTAGGGAGCAGCTGGAGAGCTGCACCATCACCAAGGCCGACACGCCGCTGCTCAACTGCGTCAAGCCCGACCAGGACGTCAAGTTCACCCTCAAGTTTCAGGAGTTCAGCCCTAATCTGTGGGGCCTGGAGTTCTTCAGGGGGAGAGACTACTACATCATCT CTACATCCAACAGCACCATGGAGGGCATCGACAACCAGGAGGGGGGAGTGTGCAAGACCAAGTCCATGAAGATAATCATGAAAGTGGGACAAA aTCCCTCTGATCCTATTTCACCCAAAGACAACCCCACCAGAGTACCCTACCCTCCCAAGCATTCAGATGGCAAGGAGACCTACAACCCTAACGATGTGCTGGAGAAACCAG GTGTAGCGCCCAGAGAAAGTGGCGACACTGAAACCGGCGGAAAGTCCTCCAGCGCCATCGGCTCCGAGGTGGCCATCTTCGTCGGCATCGCTTCGGGCTccgtcatcttcatcatcatcatcatcatgctgGTCCTGCTGCTGCTCAAGTACCGGCGGCGGCACCGCAAGCACTCGCCGCAGCACGCCGCCACGCTCTCCCTGAGCACCCTCGCCACGCCCAAACGgagcggcggcggcggcggcaaCAACAACGGCTCGGAGCCCAGTGACATCATCATCCCGCTCAGGACTGCTGACAGCGTCTTCTGCCCGCACTACGAGAAGGTCAGCGGCGACTACGGCCACCCAGTCTACATAGTTCAGGAGATGCCCCCGCAGAGCCCTGCCAACATCTATTACAAGGTCTGA